The Macaca thibetana thibetana isolate TM-01 chromosome 19, ASM2454274v1, whole genome shotgun sequence genome has a segment encoding these proteins:
- the LOC126943198 gene encoding leukocyte immunoglobulin-like receptor subfamily A member 3 isoform X6: MTPILMVLICLGLSLGPRTHVQAGTLPKPTLWAEPGSMISEGSPVTLRCQGSLQVQEYRLYREKKPASWVRRIQQELVKKGYFAIASITWEHAGRYRCQYYSHSWWSEPSDPLELVVTGAYSKPTLSALLSPVVASGWNVTLQCGSRVAFDNYILCKEGEDEHPQCLNSHFHPRGWSWAVFSVVPVSPSHRWSYRCYGYDSRSPYVWSLPSDLLELLVPGVSKKPSLSVQPGPVVAPGESLTLQCGSDAGYDRFSLYKEGACDFLQRPGWQPQAGLSQANFLLGPVSRSHGGQYRYYSAHNLSSQWSAPSDPLDILIAGQIPDRPFLSVQPGPTVASGENVTLLCQSTGEFHAFLLTQAGAADAPSASKINVQISKYQAEFPMSPVTSAHAGTYRCYGSRSSNPHLLTHPSEPLELVVSGAAETFSPPQTKSDSKAGE, from the exons ATGACCCCCATCCTCATGGTCCTGATCTGTCTCG GGCTGAGTCTGGGCCCCAGGACCCACGTGCAGGCAG GGACCCTTCCCAAGCCCACTCTCTGGGCTGAGCCAGGGTCTATGATCAGCGAGGGGAGTCCTGTGACCCTCAGGTGTCAGGGGAGCCTTCAGGTTCAGGAGTATCGtctatatagagaaaaaaaaccaGCATCCTGGGTTAGACGAATACAACAAGAGCTTGTCAAGAAGGGCTATTTCGCCATTGCATCCATCACCTGGGAACACGCAGGGCGGTATCGCTGTCAGTATTACAGCCACAGTTGGTGGTCAGAGCCCAGTGACCCCCTGGAGCTGGTGGTGACAG GAGCCTACAGCAAACCCACCCTCTCAGCCCTGCTCAGCCCTGTGGTGGCCTCAGGATGGAATGTGACTCTCCAGTGTGGCTCACGGGTGGCATTTGATAACTACATTCTGTGTAAGGAAGGAGAAGATGAACACCCACAATGCCTGAACTCCCACTTCCATCCCCGTGGCTGGTCCTGGGCCGTCTTCTCCGTGGTCCCTGTGAGCCCAAGTCACAGGTGGTCGTACCGGTGCTATGGTTATGACTCACGCTCTCCCTATGTGTGGTCTTTACCCAGTGATCTCCTGGAGCTCCTGGTCCCAG GTGTTTCTAAGAAGCCGTCACTGTCAGTGCAGCCGGGTCCTGTCGTGGCCCCTGGGGAGAGTCTGACCCTCCAGTGTGGCTCTGATGCTGGCTATGATAGATTCTCTCTGTATAAGGAGGGGGCATGTGACTTCCTCCAGCGCCCTGGCTGGCAGCCCCAGGCTGGGCTCTCCCAGGCCAACTTCCTCCTGGGCCCTGTGAGCCGCTCCCACGGGGGCCAGTACAGATACTACAGTGCACACAACCTCTCCTCCCAGTGGTCGGCCCCCAGTGACCCCCTGGACATCCTGATCGCAG GACAGATCCCCGACAGACCCTTCCTCTCGGTGCAGCCGGGCCCCACGGTGGCCTCAGGAGAGAACGTGACCCTGCTCTGTCAGTCCACGGGGGAGTTCCACGCTTTCCTTCTGACACAGGCGGGAGCAGCTGATGCCCCCTCTGCGTCTAAGATCAATGTACAAATCTCCAAGTACCAGGCTGAATTCCCCATGAGTCCTGTGACCTCAGCCCATGCAGGGACCTACAGGTGCTACGGCTCACGCAGCTCCAACCCCCACCTGCTGACTCACCCCAGTGAGCCCCTGGAGCTCGTGGTCTCAG GAGCAGCTGAGACCTTCAGCCCACCACAAACCAAGTCCGACTCCAAGGCCGGTGAGTGA
- the LOC126943198 gene encoding leukocyte immunoglobulin-like receptor subfamily A member 3 isoform X8 produces MTPILMVLICLGLSLGSRTHVQAGTLPKPTLWAEPGSVITQGSPVTLRCQGSLQVQEYHLYREKNPASWVRRIQRELVKKGYFPIASITSEHAGRYHCRYYSRNHSSELSDPLKLVVTGAYSKPTLSALPSPVVASGGNVSLQCGSQVAFDGFVLCKEGEDEHPQRLNSHFHARGWSWTVFSVVPVSPSRRWSYRCYGYISGAPNVWSLPSDLLELLVPGVSKKPSLSVQPGPVVAPGESLTLQCGSDAGYDRFVLYKEGEREFLQRPGRQPQAGLSQANFTLGPVRGSHGGQYRCCGAHNLSSEWSAPSDPLDILISGQFYDTVYLSVQPGPTVASGENVTLLCQSWGQFHTFLLTREGAAHPPLRLRSEHQAQQHQAEFPMGPVTSAHAGTYRCYSSLSSNPYLLSHPSDPLELVVSGHRKSDIINEETGGNPATAEEGFLRNSIKLMSRDTGEEKNAEPRSEAGLRALLHCFDSQEQLRPSAHHKTRQTPRLANTHRITQWRISSAWAWLAWSWWSSGFCYLRLSTAREAPKMQPAGEQQRGQCTLQSGGASGTDLMIPGSSGGQSRTYVI; encoded by the exons ATGACCCCCATCCTCATGGTCCTGATCTGTCTCG GGCTGAGTCTGGGCTCCAGGACCCACGTGCAGGCAG GGACCCTTCCCAAGCCCACTCTCTGGGCTGAGCCAGGCTCTGTCATCACCCAGGGGAGTCCTGTGACCCTCAGGTGTCAGGGGAGCCTTCAGGTTCAGGAGTACCatctatatagagaaaaaaaccCAGCATCCTGGGTTAGACGGATACAACGAGAGCTTGTCAAGAAGGGCTATTTCCCCATTGCATCCATCACCTCGGAACACGCAGGGCGGTATCACTGTCGGTATTACAGCCGCAATCACTCATCAGAGCTCAGCGACCCCCTGAAGCTGGTGGTGACAG GAGCCTACAGCAAACCCACCCtctcagccctgcccagccctgtggTGGCCTCAGGAGGAAACGTGTCCCTCCAGTGTGGCTCACAGGTGGCATTTGATGGCTTCGTTCTGTGTAAGGAAGGAGAAGATGAACACCCACAACGTCTCAACTCCCACTTCCATGCCCGTGGCTGGTCCTGGACCGTCTTCTCCGTGGTCCCCGTGAGCCCGAGTCGCAGGTGGTCGTACCGGTGCTATGGTTATATCTCGGGTGCTCCCAATGTGTGGTCTTTACCCAGTGATCTCCTGGAGCTCCTGGTCCCAG GTGTTTCTAAGAAGCCGTCACTGTCAGTGCAGCCGGGTCCTGTCGTGGCCCCTGGGGAGAGCCTGACCCTCCAGTGTGGCTCTGATGCCGGCTATGACAGATTCGTTCTATACAAGGAGGGAGAACGTGAATTCCTCCAGCGCCCTGGCCGGCAGCCCCAGGCTGGGCTCTCCCAGGCCAACTTCACCCTGGGCCCTGTAAGGGGCTCCCACGGGGGCCAGTACAGATGCTGTGGTGCACACAACCTCTCCTCCGAGTGGTCGGCCCCCAGTGACCCCCTGGACATCCTGATCTCAG GACAGTTCTATGACACGGTCTACCTCTCGGTGCAGCCGGGCCCCACGGTGGCCTCAGGAGAGAACGTGACCCTGCTGTGTCAGTCATGGGGACAGTTCCACACTTTCCTTCTGACCAGGGAGGGGGCAGCCCATCCCCCGCTGCGTCTGAGATCAGAGCACCAAGCTCAGCAGCACCAGGCTGAATTCCCCATGGGTCCTGTGACCTCAGCCCACGCGGGGACCTACAGGTGCTACAGCTCACTCAGCTCCAACCCCTACCTGCTGTCTCACCCCAGTGACCCCCTGGAGCTCGTGGTCTCAG GGCACAGGAAGTCTGACATAATTAATGAGGAGACTGGAGGGAACCCTGCTACAGCAGAGGAAGGGTTTCTGAGGAACTCCATAAAACTCATGTCAAGAGACACAGGGGAAGAGAAGAATGCAGAGCCCAGGAGTGAGGCTGGCCTCAGGGCTCTTCTCCACTGTTTTGATTCTCAGGAGCAGCTGAGACCCTCAGCCCATCACAAAACCAGACAGACTCCAAGACTG GCCAACACCCACAGGATTACACAGTGGAGAATCTCATCCGCATGGGCGTGGCTGGCTTGGTCCTGGTGGTCCTCGGGATTCTGCTATTTGAGGCTCAGCACAGCCAGAGAAGCCCCCAAGATGCAGCCGGCCGGTGAACAGCAGAGAGGACAATGCACCCTTCAGAGTGGTGGAGCCTCAGGGACAGATCTGATGATCCCAGGAAGTTCTGGAGGACAATCTAGGACCTACGTTATCTGA
- the LOC126943198 gene encoding leukocyte immunoglobulin-like receptor subfamily A member 2 isoform X4, producing MTPILMVLICLGLSLGSRTHVQAGTLPKPTLWAEPGSVITQGSPVTLRCQGSLQVQEYHLYREKNPASWVRRIQRELVKKGYFPIASITSEHAGRYHCRYYSRNHSSELSDPLKLVVTGAYSKPTLSALPSPVVASGGNVSLQCGSQVAFDGFVLCKEGEDEHPQRLNSHFHARGWSWTVFSVVPVSPSRRWSYRCYGYISGAPNVWSLPSDLLELLVPGVSKKPSLSVQPGPVVAPGESLTLQCGSDAGYDRFVLYKEGEREFLQRPGRQPQAGLSQANFTLGPVRGSHGGQYRCCGAHNLSSEWSAPSDPLDILISGQFYDTVYLSVQPGPTVASGENVTLLCQSWGQFHTFLLTREGAAHPPLRLRSEHQAQQHQAEFPMGPVTSAHAGTYRCYSSLSSNPYLLSHPSDPLELVVSGAAETFSPPQTKSDSKAGAADTLGLSQNNSDPKTASHSQDYTVENLIRMGMAGLILVVLGILLFKPQYSQRSLQDAARR from the exons ATGACCCCCATCCTCATGGTCCTGATCTGTCTCG GGCTGAGTCTGGGCTCCAGGACCCACGTGCAGGCAG GGACCCTTCCCAAGCCCACTCTCTGGGCTGAGCCAGGCTCTGTCATCACCCAGGGGAGTCCTGTGACCCTCAGGTGTCAGGGGAGCCTTCAGGTTCAGGAGTACCatctatatagagaaaaaaaccCAGCATCCTGGGTTAGACGGATACAACGAGAGCTTGTCAAGAAGGGCTATTTCCCCATTGCATCCATCACCTCGGAACACGCAGGGCGGTATCACTGTCGGTATTACAGCCGCAATCACTCATCAGAGCTCAGCGACCCCCTGAAGCTGGTGGTGACAG GAGCCTACAGCAAACCCACCCtctcagccctgcccagccctgtggTGGCCTCAGGAGGAAACGTGTCCCTCCAGTGTGGCTCACAGGTGGCATTTGATGGCTTCGTTCTGTGTAAGGAAGGAGAAGATGAACACCCACAACGTCTCAACTCCCACTTCCATGCCCGTGGCTGGTCCTGGACCGTCTTCTCCGTGGTCCCCGTGAGCCCGAGTCGCAGGTGGTCGTACCGGTGCTATGGTTATATCTCGGGTGCTCCCAATGTGTGGTCTTTACCCAGTGATCTCCTGGAGCTCCTGGTCCCAG GTGTTTCTAAGAAGCCGTCACTGTCAGTGCAGCCGGGTCCTGTCGTGGCCCCTGGGGAGAGCCTGACCCTCCAGTGTGGCTCTGATGCCGGCTATGACAGATTCGTTCTATACAAGGAGGGAGAACGTGAATTCCTCCAGCGCCCTGGCCGGCAGCCCCAGGCTGGGCTCTCCCAGGCCAACTTCACCCTGGGCCCTGTAAGGGGCTCCCACGGGGGCCAGTACAGATGCTGTGGTGCACACAACCTCTCCTCCGAGTGGTCGGCCCCCAGTGACCCCCTGGACATCCTGATCTCAG GACAGTTCTATGACACGGTCTACCTCTCGGTGCAGCCGGGCCCCACGGTGGCCTCAGGAGAGAACGTGACCCTGCTGTGTCAGTCATGGGGACAGTTCCACACTTTCCTTCTGACCAGGGAGGGGGCAGCCCATCCCCCGCTGCGTCTGAGATCAGAGCACCAAGCTCAGCAGCACCAGGCTGAATTCCCCATGGGTCCTGTGACCTCAGCCCACGCGGGGACCTACAGGTGCTACAGCTCACTCAGCTCCAACCCCTACCTGCTGTCTCACCCCAGTGACCCCCTGGAGCTCGTGGTCTCAG GAGCAGCTGAGACCTTCAGCCCACCACAAACCAAGTCCGACTCCAAGGCCG GAGCAGCTGACACCCTCGGCCTGTCACAAAACAATTCAGACCCCAAGACTG CCTCACACTCCCAGGATTACACAGTGGAGAATCTCATCCGCATGGGCATGGCGGGCTTAATCCTGGTGGTCCTCGGAATTCTGCTATTTAAGCCTCAGTACAGCCAGAGAAGCCTCCAAGATGCAGCCAGGAGGTga
- the LOC126943198 gene encoding leukocyte immunoglobulin-like receptor subfamily A member 2 isoform X7 translates to MTPILMVLICLGLSLGSRTHVQAGTLPKPTLWAEPGSVITQGSPVTLRCQGSLQVQEYHLYREKNPASWVRRIQRELVKKGYFPIASITSEHAGRYHCRYYSRNHSSELSDPLKLVVTGAYSKPTLSALPSPVVASGGNVSLQCGSQVAFDGFVLCKEGEDEHPQRLNSHFHARGWSWTVFSVVPVSPSRRWSYRCYGYISGAPNVWSLPSDLLELLVPGVSKKPSLSVQPGPVVAPGESLTLQCGSDAGYDRFVLYKEGEREFLQRPGRQPQAGLSQANFTLGPVRGSHGGQYRCCGAHNLSSEWSAPSDPLDILISGQFYDTVYLSVQPGPTVASGENVTLLCQSWGQFHTFLLTREGAAHPPLRLRSEHQAQQHQAEFPMGPVTSAHAGTYRCYSSLSSNPYLLSHPSDPLELVVSGAAETLSPSQNQTDSKTGE, encoded by the exons ATGACCCCCATCCTCATGGTCCTGATCTGTCTCG GGCTGAGTCTGGGCTCCAGGACCCACGTGCAGGCAG GGACCCTTCCCAAGCCCACTCTCTGGGCTGAGCCAGGCTCTGTCATCACCCAGGGGAGTCCTGTGACCCTCAGGTGTCAGGGGAGCCTTCAGGTTCAGGAGTACCatctatatagagaaaaaaaccCAGCATCCTGGGTTAGACGGATACAACGAGAGCTTGTCAAGAAGGGCTATTTCCCCATTGCATCCATCACCTCGGAACACGCAGGGCGGTATCACTGTCGGTATTACAGCCGCAATCACTCATCAGAGCTCAGCGACCCCCTGAAGCTGGTGGTGACAG GAGCCTACAGCAAACCCACCCtctcagccctgcccagccctgtggTGGCCTCAGGAGGAAACGTGTCCCTCCAGTGTGGCTCACAGGTGGCATTTGATGGCTTCGTTCTGTGTAAGGAAGGAGAAGATGAACACCCACAACGTCTCAACTCCCACTTCCATGCCCGTGGCTGGTCCTGGACCGTCTTCTCCGTGGTCCCCGTGAGCCCGAGTCGCAGGTGGTCGTACCGGTGCTATGGTTATATCTCGGGTGCTCCCAATGTGTGGTCTTTACCCAGTGATCTCCTGGAGCTCCTGGTCCCAG GTGTTTCTAAGAAGCCGTCACTGTCAGTGCAGCCGGGTCCTGTCGTGGCCCCTGGGGAGAGCCTGACCCTCCAGTGTGGCTCTGATGCCGGCTATGACAGATTCGTTCTATACAAGGAGGGAGAACGTGAATTCCTCCAGCGCCCTGGCCGGCAGCCCCAGGCTGGGCTCTCCCAGGCCAACTTCACCCTGGGCCCTGTAAGGGGCTCCCACGGGGGCCAGTACAGATGCTGTGGTGCACACAACCTCTCCTCCGAGTGGTCGGCCCCCAGTGACCCCCTGGACATCCTGATCTCAG GACAGTTCTATGACACGGTCTACCTCTCGGTGCAGCCGGGCCCCACGGTGGCCTCAGGAGAGAACGTGACCCTGCTGTGTCAGTCATGGGGACAGTTCCACACTTTCCTTCTGACCAGGGAGGGGGCAGCCCATCCCCCGCTGCGTCTGAGATCAGAGCACCAAGCTCAGCAGCACCAGGCTGAATTCCCCATGGGTCCTGTGACCTCAGCCCACGCGGGGACCTACAGGTGCTACAGCTCACTCAGCTCCAACCCCTACCTGCTGTCTCACCCCAGTGACCCCCTGGAGCTCGTGGTCTCAG GAGCAGCTGAGACCCTCAGCCCATCACAAAACCAGACAGACTCCAAGACTGGTGAGTGA
- the LOC126943198 gene encoding leukocyte immunoglobulin-like receptor subfamily A member 3 isoform X5, translating to MTAMHWGLNHPQSRAVGGDAMTPILTLLICLGLSLGPRTHVQAGTLPKPTLWAEPGSMISEGSPVTLRCQGSLQVQEYRLYREKKPASWVRRIQQELVKKGYFAIASITWEHAGRYRCQYYSHSWWSEPSDPLELVVTGAYSKPTLSALLSPVVASGWNVTLQCGSRVAFDNYILCKEGEDEHPQCLNSHFHPRGWSWAVFSVVPVSPSHRWSYRCYGYDSRSPYVWSLPSDLLELLVPGVSKKPSLSVQPGPVVAPGESLTLQCGSDAGYDRFSLYKEGACDFLQRPGWQPQAGLSQANFLLGPVSRSHGGQYRYYSAHNLSSQWSAPSDPLDILIAGQIPDRPFLSVQPGPTVASGENVTLLCQSTGEFHAFLLTQAGAADAPSASKINVQISKYQAEFPMSPVTSAHAGTYRCYGSRSSNPHLLTHPSEPLELVVSGAAETFSPPQTKSDSKAGE from the exons ATGACTGCCATG CACTGGGGGCTCAACCATCCGCAGAGCAGAGCAGTGGGAGGAGACGCCATGACCCCCATCCTCACGCTCCTGATCTGTCTCG GGCTGAGTCTGGGCCCCAGGACCCACGTGCAGGCAG GGACCCTTCCCAAGCCCACTCTCTGGGCTGAGCCAGGGTCTATGATCAGCGAGGGGAGTCCTGTGACCCTCAGGTGTCAGGGGAGCCTTCAGGTTCAGGAGTATCGtctatatagagaaaaaaaaccaGCATCCTGGGTTAGACGAATACAACAAGAGCTTGTCAAGAAGGGCTATTTCGCCATTGCATCCATCACCTGGGAACACGCAGGGCGGTATCGCTGTCAGTATTACAGCCACAGTTGGTGGTCAGAGCCCAGTGACCCCCTGGAGCTGGTGGTGACAG GAGCCTACAGCAAACCCACCCTCTCAGCCCTGCTCAGCCCTGTGGTGGCCTCAGGATGGAATGTGACTCTCCAGTGTGGCTCACGGGTGGCATTTGATAACTACATTCTGTGTAAGGAAGGAGAAGATGAACACCCACAATGCCTGAACTCCCACTTCCATCCCCGTGGCTGGTCCTGGGCCGTCTTCTCCGTGGTCCCTGTGAGCCCAAGTCACAGGTGGTCGTACCGGTGCTATGGTTATGACTCACGCTCTCCCTATGTGTGGTCTTTACCCAGTGATCTCCTGGAGCTCCTGGTCCCAG GTGTTTCTAAGAAGCCGTCACTGTCAGTGCAGCCGGGTCCTGTCGTGGCCCCTGGGGAGAGTCTGACCCTCCAGTGTGGCTCTGATGCTGGCTATGATAGATTCTCTCTGTATAAGGAGGGGGCATGTGACTTCCTCCAGCGCCCTGGCTGGCAGCCCCAGGCTGGGCTCTCCCAGGCCAACTTCCTCCTGGGCCCTGTGAGCCGCTCCCACGGGGGCCAGTACAGATACTACAGTGCACACAACCTCTCCTCCCAGTGGTCGGCCCCCAGTGACCCCCTGGACATCCTGATCGCAG GACAGATCCCCGACAGACCCTTCCTCTCGGTGCAGCCGGGCCCCACGGTGGCCTCAGGAGAGAACGTGACCCTGCTCTGTCAGTCCACGGGGGAGTTCCACGCTTTCCTTCTGACACAGGCGGGAGCAGCTGATGCCCCCTCTGCGTCTAAGATCAATGTACAAATCTCCAAGTACCAGGCTGAATTCCCCATGAGTCCTGTGACCTCAGCCCATGCAGGGACCTACAGGTGCTACGGCTCACGCAGCTCCAACCCCCACCTGCTGACTCACCCCAGTGAGCCCCTGGAGCTCGTGGTCTCAG GAGCAGCTGAGACCTTCAGCCCACCACAAACCAAGTCCGACTCCAAGGCCGGTGAGTGA
- the LOC126943198 gene encoding leukocyte immunoglobulin-like receptor subfamily A member 3 isoform X3, translated as MTAMHWGLNHPQSRAVGGDAMTPILTLLICLGLSLGPRTHVQAGTLPKPTLWAEPGSMISEGSPVTLRCQGSLQVQEYRLYREKKPASWVRRIQQELVKKGYFAIASITWEHAGRYRCQYYSHSWWSEPSDPLELVVTGAYSKPTLSALLSPVVASGWNVTLQCGSRVAFDNYILCKEGEDEHPQCLNSHFHPRGWSWAVFSVVPVSPSHRWSYRCYGYDSRSPYVWSLPSDLLELLVPGVSKKPSLSVQPGPVVAPGESLTLQCGSDAGYDRFSLYKEGACDFLQRPGWQPQAGLSQANFLLGPVSRSHGGQYRYYSAHNLSSQWSAPSDPLDILIAGQIPDRPFLSVQPGPTVASGENVTLLCQSTGEFHAFLLTQAGAADAPSASKINVQISKYQAEFPMSPVTSAHAGTYRCYGSRSSNPHLLTHPSEPLELVVSGAAETFSPPQTKSDSKAGAADTLGLSQNNSDPKTASHSQDYTVENLIRMGMAGLILVVLGILLFKPQYSQRSLQDAARR; from the exons ATGACTGCCATG CACTGGGGGCTCAACCATCCGCAGAGCAGAGCAGTGGGAGGAGACGCCATGACCCCCATCCTCACGCTCCTGATCTGTCTCG GGCTGAGTCTGGGCCCCAGGACCCACGTGCAGGCAG GGACCCTTCCCAAGCCCACTCTCTGGGCTGAGCCAGGGTCTATGATCAGCGAGGGGAGTCCTGTGACCCTCAGGTGTCAGGGGAGCCTTCAGGTTCAGGAGTATCGtctatatagagaaaaaaaaccaGCATCCTGGGTTAGACGAATACAACAAGAGCTTGTCAAGAAGGGCTATTTCGCCATTGCATCCATCACCTGGGAACACGCAGGGCGGTATCGCTGTCAGTATTACAGCCACAGTTGGTGGTCAGAGCCCAGTGACCCCCTGGAGCTGGTGGTGACAG GAGCCTACAGCAAACCCACCCTCTCAGCCCTGCTCAGCCCTGTGGTGGCCTCAGGATGGAATGTGACTCTCCAGTGTGGCTCACGGGTGGCATTTGATAACTACATTCTGTGTAAGGAAGGAGAAGATGAACACCCACAATGCCTGAACTCCCACTTCCATCCCCGTGGCTGGTCCTGGGCCGTCTTCTCCGTGGTCCCTGTGAGCCCAAGTCACAGGTGGTCGTACCGGTGCTATGGTTATGACTCACGCTCTCCCTATGTGTGGTCTTTACCCAGTGATCTCCTGGAGCTCCTGGTCCCAG GTGTTTCTAAGAAGCCGTCACTGTCAGTGCAGCCGGGTCCTGTCGTGGCCCCTGGGGAGAGTCTGACCCTCCAGTGTGGCTCTGATGCTGGCTATGATAGATTCTCTCTGTATAAGGAGGGGGCATGTGACTTCCTCCAGCGCCCTGGCTGGCAGCCCCAGGCTGGGCTCTCCCAGGCCAACTTCCTCCTGGGCCCTGTGAGCCGCTCCCACGGGGGCCAGTACAGATACTACAGTGCACACAACCTCTCCTCCCAGTGGTCGGCCCCCAGTGACCCCCTGGACATCCTGATCGCAG GACAGATCCCCGACAGACCCTTCCTCTCGGTGCAGCCGGGCCCCACGGTGGCCTCAGGAGAGAACGTGACCCTGCTCTGTCAGTCCACGGGGGAGTTCCACGCTTTCCTTCTGACACAGGCGGGAGCAGCTGATGCCCCCTCTGCGTCTAAGATCAATGTACAAATCTCCAAGTACCAGGCTGAATTCCCCATGAGTCCTGTGACCTCAGCCCATGCAGGGACCTACAGGTGCTACGGCTCACGCAGCTCCAACCCCCACCTGCTGACTCACCCCAGTGAGCCCCTGGAGCTCGTGGTCTCAG GAGCAGCTGAGACCTTCAGCCCACCACAAACCAAGTCCGACTCCAAGGCCG GAGCAGCTGACACCCTCGGCCTGTCACAAAACAATTCAGACCCCAAGACTG CCTCACACTCCCAGGATTACACAGTGGAGAATCTCATCCGCATGGGCATGGCGGGCTTAATCCTGGTGGTCCTCGGAATTCTGCTATTTAAGCCTCAGTACAGCCAGAGAAGCCTCCAAGATGCAGCCAGGAGGTga